A single window of Syngnathus acus chromosome 23, fSynAcu1.2, whole genome shotgun sequence DNA harbors:
- the LOC119117343 gene encoding N-acetylglucosamine-1-phosphotransferase subunits alpha/beta-like, with protein MALRPFRMVSCVRFGRRYRILVCCAFFVILGMLGFQHKEQETESLLQELVVRRQSETKGEDSGTVIGEAPKRNVSQVARSVPRQNPDRSYQLNDVTEENKKVSHRLTDILEERKRVGPCPTFHSRECTPIPIDLVYTWVNGSDQTLLRNLRVAKEQLDVEQGLLSAKPQCPLSKCVVAPMVVFDPGLPENTTSEDLSVALPSFSTAKAVLQLTKPQQPSHRVTVVVFHSQADAEKALTETLRHKTLSIYKSYLTTDQAAPGLVQMETLAYLHGFPNSYKASEELRGKLPPAITEKITALELYPDASLALLFFRTPRDLTDLQKAKNQLKVDEKQVTISPVHFFWNMSAIQQVERCQFA; from the exons ATGGCGCTCAGGCCATTTCGGATGGTGTCGTGCGTCCGTTTCGGTCGGCGATACAGAATTTTGGTCTGCTGCGCCTTCTTTGTTATTCTTGGGATGCTGGGCTTTCAACACAAAGAACAG GAAACTGAAAGCCTTTTACAAGAGTTAGTTGTGAGGCGGCAAAGCGAAACAAAAGGAGAG GACTCTGGCACCGTCATTGGTGAAGCGCCAAAGCGAAACGTGTCGCAAGTCGCACGG TCCGTACCACGGCAGAATCCGGACAGGTCTTACCAGTTAAATGACGTTACCGAAGAAAACAAGAAGGTGTCCCACCGGTTGACTGACATTTTGGAAGAACGCAAAAGGGTGGGACCATGTCCAACATTCCACAGCAG AGAATGTACACCCATTCCCATCGATCTGGTATACACCTGGGTCAATGGCTCAGACCAAACCCTACTGAGGAACCTGAGGGTGGCCAAAGAGCAACTGGATGTAGAGCAAGGACTTCTGAG TGCCAAGCCGCAATGCCCGCTGTCCAAATGCGTGGTGGCACCCATGGTGGTGTTTGATCCTGGTCTACCGGAAAACACCACCTCTGAAGACCTATCCGTGGCTTTGCCCTCCTTCTCCACTGCCAAGGCGGTGCTGCAGCTCACCAAACCCCAGCAACCCTCCCACAGAGTCACCGTGGTCGTCTTCCATTCGCAAGCTGACG CTGAAAAGGCCTTGACGGAAACGCTCCGACACAAGACATTGTCCATCTACAAAAGCTACCTG ACCACGGACCAAGCGGCTCCGGGTCTAGTCCAAATGGAGACCCTGGCCTACCTCCACGGCTTCCCAAACTCCTACAAGGCGTCAGAGGAACTGCGAGGCAAATTGCCGCCGGCCATAACGGAAAAGATAACAGCG TTGGAGTTGTACCCGGATGCCAGCCTCGCTCTGCTCTTCTTCAGAACTCCACGAGACTTGACTGATCTCCAAAAGGCTAAAAATCAACTGAAAGTGGATGAAAAGCAAGTGACCATCAGTCCTGTTCACTTCTTCTGGAACATGAGCGCCATCCAACAGGTTGAACGTTGCCAATTCGCATGA
- the chpt1 gene encoding cholinephosphotransferase 1 has product MAHFLWPEPLSSAQLKRLEEHKYSASGRSLVEPPCQIYWNWLVQQIPTWVAPNTLTIVGLLVNIVSTLLLVLYCPTATEEAPAWAFILSALGLFVYQSLDAIDGKQARRTNSSSALGELFDHGCDAVSTVFVAVGTCISCGVGRYPHWIFFCGFIGMFMFFCAHWQTYVSGTLRFGLVDVTEVQFAIIAMYLMSAFGGVSLWQTTLPLIGLQLYIFPIMGIIGGALYSCHNYFHVILNGGVGKNGSTVADTSVLSPGLHIGLILTLAFIIFKKSSSQLFEHHPCLYLLAFGMVIAKISNKLVVAHMTKSELHLPDTAFIGPGLLFLNQYFNSFVDEYVVLWIATVLSLVDLTRYCTGVCHQIAGHLRIRVFSITPPGPAHRD; this is encoded by the exons ATGGCCCACTTTCTGTGGCCGGAGCCGCTGTCAAGCGCGCAGCTCAAGCGGCTGGAGGAGCACAAGTACAGCGCCTCGGGTCGCTCCTTGGTGGAGCCGCCGTGTCAGATCTATTGGAACTGGCTCGTCCAGCAAATTCCGACGTGGGTGGCCCCGAACACGCTCACTATCGTGGGCCTGTTGGTCAACATTGTCTCCACGCTCCTGCTCGTGCTTTATTGCCCCACGGCCACGGAGGAG GCTCCAGCATGGGCTTTCATCCTGAGTGCGCTGGGTCTCTTCGTGTACCAGTCTCTGGACGCCATCGACGGCAAGCAGGCCCGCAGGACCAACAGCAGCTCGGCCCTCGGCGAGCTCTTTGACCACGGCTGCGACGCCGTCTCCACAG TGTTTGTCGCCGTGGGCACGTGCATCTCCTGCGGCGTCGGCCGATACCCCCACTGGATATTCTTCTGCGGCTTCATCGGGATGTTCATGTTCTTCTGCGCCCACTGGCAGACCTATGTGTCAGGAACTCTTCGCTTTGGCCT GGTGGATGTCACCGAGGTGCAGTTTGCCATCATCGCCATGTACCTGATGTCCGCCTTTGGTGGGGTGAGCCTTTGGCAAACCACG CTGCCCCTCATTGGACTGCAACTCTACATCTTCCCCATCATGGGCATCATCGGCGGGGCCCTCTACTCCTGCCACAACTACTTCCACGTCATTCTCAATGGCGGCGTGGGTAAAAATGGCTCCACTGTGGCG GACACCAGCGTGCTGAGTCCCGGCTTGCACATCGGCCTCATCCTCACGCTGGCCTTCATCATCTTCAAGAAGTCATCCAGTCAGCTATTTGAGCACCACCCCTGCCTTTACCTTCTCGCCTTCGGCATGGTCATCGCCAAGATCTCCAACAAGCTTGTG GTGGCGCACATGACCAAGAGTGAGCTCCACCTGCCGGACACGGCCTTCATCGGCccgggcctcctcttcctcaaccAATACTTCAACAGCTTCGTCGACGAGTACGTCGTCCTCTGGATCGCCACG GTGCTCTCCCTGGTGGACCTGACGCGCTACTGCACGGGGGTGTGCCACCAGATCGCCGGCCACTTGCGCATCCGCGTCTTCAGCATCACGCCGCCCGGCCCCGCCCACCGCGACTGA
- the LOC119117344 gene encoding N-acetylglucosamine-1-phosphotransferase subunits alpha/beta-like, with protein sequence SFFFFQSAVPAKKETRDSLTANRFQDNGALMYSLRSLEKHAPWVRHVFIVTNGQVPSWLNLQNPRVSIVTHQEIFLNTSHLPNFNSHAIESHIHRIPGISQRFLYLNDDMMFGKDVFLDDFYTPRDGQKVYLAWPVAPCLKQCPSSLINNGQCNQACNNAKCQWDGGDCKGRKRRSLSSTGDAQKSSFFSDPQTQSDQLGEVKEMDTKDWNNPLGKKLQEFFPSHKTFLQELLEDRGLQKALSYETNGAMTGRKLRDTFAATLNHVDRLYNLKFGGMRRKVISHAPYMIDKLVMQELQDTFPGEFQKTSSHHLRHRDDMQFAFAYFYFLMSVKRPVNIAEMFDTIDKDRSGVLSAGEIQDLVMKIHKQPKPEDFTRLNAQLRNCTKNRRVTKEVVMNCKPVTDGIRSAVTDQKKYRYQVMGQGEVHFKMLHNNPAEADRIFNDLQRNPRKFICINDDLDHTQSIAMEVQKKLAQFYQSKFPQPSEFELQNSNRSPAHEDQI encoded by the exons tcttttttttttttccagtctgCTGTCCCTGCCAAAAAAGAGACCAGGGATTCTCTGACGGCTAACCGTTTCCAGGACAACGGCGCACTCATGTATTCCTTACGCTCTTTGGAGAAACACGCTCCGTGGGTGCGTCACGTCTTCATCGTCACCAACGGGCAGGTTCCATCCTGGCTCAACCTTCAAAACCCCCGAGTTTCAATTGTCACGCATCAG GAAATCTTCCTGAACACGAGCCATCTCCCAAACTTCAACTCCCACGCCATCGAAAGCCACATTCACCGCATCCCGGGAATCTCGCAGAGGTTTCTTTACCTCAACGATGACATGATGTTTGGCAAAGACGTCTTTCTGGACGACTTCTACACCCCGAGGGACGGCCAGAAA GTCTATCTCGCCTGGCCTGTAGCCCCTTGTTTAAAACAGTGTCCATCAAGCTTGATCAACAACGGGCAGTGCAACCAAGCGTGCAACAATGCCAAATGCCAATGGGACGGAGGAGACTGCAAAG GACGAAAACGCAGGTCTCTAAGCAGCACTGGTGATGCACAGAAGTCAAGCTTCTTCTCAGATCCTCAAACCCAAAGCGACCAGCTTGGAGAAGTAAAAGAAATGGACACAAAAGATTGGAACAATCCATTGGGCAAGAAGCTCCAAgagtttttcccttctcacaAGACATTCCTTCAAGAACTACTTGAGGACCGTGGTCTCCAAAAAGCTCTGAGCTACGAGACCAATGGCGCGATGACCGGCCGAAAGCTACGAGATACTTTTGCCGCCACGCTGAACCACGTCGACAGGCTATACAACTTAAAGTTTGGCGGCATGAGACGAAAAGTCATCTCGCACGCTCCTTACATGATTGACAAGCTTGTCATGCAGGAGCTGCAGGACAC ATTCCCAGGAGAATTTCAAAAGACCTCGAGTCATCATTTGCGCCATCGGGACGACATGCAGTTTGCGTTTGCCTACTTTTATTTCCTGATGAGCGTCAAGCGGCCGGTTAACATCGCCGAGATGTTCGACACCATCGACAAAGACCGTTCTGGCGTTCTGTCCGCTGGAGAGATTCAAGATCTGGTCATGAAAATCCACAAGCAGCCCAAACCCGAG GACTTTACAAGATTGAATGCTCAGTTGCGCAACTGCACAAAAAACCGTCGGGTCACCAAAGAAGTCGTGATGAACTgcaagcccgtcacagatggCATTCGCAGTGCCGTTACAGACCAGAAGAAATATAG ATATCAGGTCATGGGGCAAGGGGAGGTCCATTTCAAGATGCTTCATAATAACCCGGCGGAGGCCGATCGCATTTTCAATGACCTCCAGAGAAATCCAAG GAAGTTCATCTGCATCAATGACGACCTTGACCACACCCAAAGCATAGCTATGGAAGTGCAGAAGAAGTTGGCCCAATTTTACCAATCCAAGTTCCCGCAACCATCTGAGTTTGAGCTTCAAAATTCCAACAGGTCTCCTGCACATGAGGACCAGATTTGA
- the LOC119117342 gene encoding N-acetylglucosamine-1-phosphotransferase subunits alpha/beta-like, with protein sequence MALRPFRRLSYICFGRRCRILVCCAFFVILGMLSFQQKGGETETLFQELSVRRQSETKGEDSGTVIGEAPKRNASQVTRSVPRQNPDRSYQLNVVTEENKKVSHRLTDILEEHKTVGPCPTFHSRECTPIPIDLVYTWVNGSDQTLLRNLRVAKEQLDVEQGLLSAKPQCPLSKCVVAPMVVFDPGLLANTTSEDLSMALPSFSTAKAVLQLTKPQQPSHRVTVVVFHSQADAEKALTETLRHKTLSIYKSYLTTDQAAPGLVQMETLAYLHGFPNSYKVSEELRGKLPPAITEKITAFELYPEASLALLFFRTPQDLTDLQKAKNQVKVDEKQVTISPVHFFWNMSAIQQSVPAKKETRDSLTPNRFQDNGALMYSLRSLEKHAPWVRHVFIVTNGQVPSWLNLQNPRLSIVTHQEIFLNTSHLPSFNSRAIESHIHRIPGISQRFLYLNNDMMFGKDVFLDDFYTPRDGQKVYLAWPVGLCSKQCPSSLINNGQCNEACNNAKCQWDGGDCKGRKRRSLSSTGDGQKSSFFSDPQTQSDQLGEEKEMDTKDWNTPLGKKLQEFFPSHKTFLQELLEDRGLQNALSYETNGAMTGRKLRDTFAATLKHVDRLYNLKFGGMKRKVISHAPYMIDKLVMQELQDTFPGEFQKTSSHHLRHRDDMQYAFAYFYFLMSVKRPVNIAEMFDTIDKDRSGVLSAGEVQDLVMKIHKQPKPEDFTRLNAQLRNCTKNRRVTKEVVMNCKPVTDGIRSAVTDQKKYRYQVMGQGEVHFKMLRNNPAEADRIFNDLQRNPRKFICINDDLDHTQSIAMEVQKKLAQFYQSKFPQPSEFELQNSNRSPAHEDQL encoded by the exons ATGGCGCTCAGGCCATTTCGGAGGCTGTCGTACATCTGTTTCGGTCGGCGATGCAGAATTTTGGTCTGCTGCGCCTTCTTTGTTATTCTTGGGATGCTGAGCTTTCAACAGAAAGGAGGG GAAACTGAAACCCTTTTCCAAGAGTTATCTGTGAGGCGCCAAAGCGAAACAAAAGGAGAG GACTCTGGCACCGTCATTGGTGAAGCGCCAAAGCGAAACGCGTCGCAAGTCACACGG TCCGTACCACGGCAGAATCCGGACAGGTCTTACCAGTTAAATGTTGTTACCGAAGAAAACAAGAAGGTGTCCCACCGGTTGACTGACATTTTGGAAGAACACAAAACGGTGGGACCATGTCCAACATTCCACAGCAG AGAATGTACCCCCATTCCCATCGATCTGGTTTACACCTGGGTCAATGGCTCAGACCAAACCCTACTGAGGAACCTGAGGGTGGCCAAAGAGCAACTGGATGTAGAGCAAGGACTTCTGAG TGCCAAGCCGCAATGCCCGCTGTCCAAATGCGTGGTGGCACCCATGGTGGTGTTTGATCCTGGTCTACTGGCAAACACCACCTCTGAAGACCTATCCATGGCTTTGCCCTCCTTCTCCACTGCCAAGGCGGTGCTGCAGCTCACCAAACCCCAGCAACCCTCCCACAGAGTCACCGTGGTCGTCTTCCATTCGCAAGCTGACG CTGAAAAGGCCTTGACGGAAACGCTCCGACACAAGACATTATCCATCTACAAAAGCTACCTG ACCACGGACCAAGCGGCTCCGGGTCTAGTCCAAATGGAGACCCTGGCCTACCTCCACGGCTTCCCAAACTCCTACAAGGTGTCAGAGGAACTGCGAGGCAAATTGCCGCCGGCCATAACGGAAAAGATTACAGCG TTTGAGTTGTACCCGGAGGCCAGCCTCGCTCTGCTCTTCTTCAGAACTCCACAAGACTTGACTGATCTCCAAAAGGCTAAAAATCAAGTGAAAGTGGATGAAAAGCAAGTGACCATCAGTCCTGTTCACTTCTTCTGGAACATGAGCGCCATCCAACAG tctgTCCCTGCCAAAAAAGAGACCAGGGATTCTCTGACGCCTAACCGTTTCCAGGACAACGGCGCACTCATGTATTCCTTACGCTCTTTGGAGAAACACGCTCCGTGGGTGCGTCACGTCTTCATCGTCACCAACGGGCAGGTTCCCTCCTGGCTCAACCTTCAAAACCCCCGACTTTCAATTGTCACGCATCAG GAAATCTTCCTGAACACGAGCCATCTCCCAAGCTTCAACTCCCGCGCCATCGAAAGCCACATTCACCGCATCCCGGGAATCTCGCAGAGGTTTCTTTACCTCAACAATGACATGATGTTTGGCAAAGACGTCTTTCTGGACGACTTCTACACCCCGAGGGACGGCCAGAAA GTCTATCTCGCCTGGCCTGTAGGCCTTTGTTCAAAACAGTGTCCATCAAGCTTGATCAACAACGGGCAGTGCAACGAAGCGTGCAACAATGCCAAATGCCAATGGGACGGAGGAGACTGCAAAG GACGAAAACGCAGGTCTCTAAGCAGCACTGGTGATGGACAGAAGTCAAGCTTCTTCTCAGATCCTCAAACCCAAAGCGACCAGcttggagaagaaaaagaaatggacaCAAAAGATTGGAACACTCCATTGGGCAAGAAGCTCCAAgagtttttcccttctcacaAGACATTCCTTCAAGAACTACTTGAGGACCGTGGTCTCCAAAACGCTCTGAGCTACGAGACCAATGGCGCGATGACCGGCCGAAAGCTACGAGATACTTTTGCCGCCACGCTGAAACACGTCGACAGGCTATACAACTTAAAGTTTGGCGGCATGAAACGAAAAGTCATCTCGCACGCTCCTTACATGATTGACAAGCTTGTCATGCAGGAGCTGCAGGACAC ATTCCCAGGAGAATTTCAAAAGACCTCGAGTCATCATTTGCGCCATCGGGACGACATGCAGTATGCGTTTGCCTACTTTTATTTCCTGATGAGCGTCAAGCGGCCGGTTAACATCGCCGAGATGTTCGACACCATCGACAAAGACCGTTCTGGCGTTCTGTCCGCTGGAGAGGTTCAAGATTTGGTCATGAAAATCCACAAGCAGCCCAAACCCGAG GACTTTACAAGATTGAATGCTCAGTTGCGCAACTGCACAAAAAACCGTCGGGTCACCAAAGAAGTCGTGATGAACTgcaagcccgtcacagatggCATTCGCAGTGCCGTTACAGACCAGAAGAAATATAG ATATCAGGTCATGGGGCAAGGGGAGGTCCATTTCAAGATGCTTCGTAATAACCCGGCGGAGGCCGATCGCATTTTCAATGACCTCCAGAGAAATCCAAG GAAGTTCATCTGCATCAATGATGACCTTGACCACACCCAAAGCATAGCTATGGAAGTGCAGAAGAAGTTGGCCCAATTTTACCAATCCAAGTTCCCGCAACCATCTGAGTTTGAGCTTCAAAATTCCAACAGGTCTCCTGCACACGAGGACCAGCTTTGA
- the gnptab gene encoding N-acetylglucosamine-1-phosphotransferase subunits alpha/beta, with the protein MRRYGWPRRAMVVVNSVLKLLQRQTYTCLSHRYGLYLCFGGIVLMIVSAFQFGEVVVEWSRDQYHVLFDSYRDNLGGKSFQSRLCLPMPIDVVYTWVNGTDVALLRELKAVREQLAEEQRVLREHLGKNSSETTEEPKVRAKAECLMSHCIMAPMLALEPALPANGTLRELPALSPALAAAKELLQLRGPVHPSTAASVLVFNSQADAENAYVETFKEDKKFSVSRCYLTTDKEAPGLIRMQTLAYLSGFPPTFKETEQLRTKLPSFVTDKIKQFELYSEASIALLHLKGPQDFTDLMQKSKKNLTLDGKELTISPAYLFWDLSAISQSKQDEDVSASRFEDNEELRYSLRSVEKHAPWVRHVFVVTNGQIPSWLNLDNPRVSVVTHQELFLNRSHLPTFSSPAIESHIHRIPGLSQKFIYLNDDVMFGKDVWPDDFYSHSKGQKVYLTWPVPNCAEGCPGSWIKDGYCDKACNNSACDWDGGDCAGAAGSSRFPVGGPGEVGGHLWQFAGGQLGLAAASYCNQGCATSWLADKFCDQACNVLSCGFDVGDCGTEHFGELHRVTLLSNQTAYVLPVGEIRPYFSFDGLAHRVSEAHVSDNPTVRHTSVANKWKSIHLLLHPGHNASTLHYNVTFQREDSTAFTKIFSVAVDTRQIPPLNRTQSSRESSSQKPSVMTEAPFVFSDVPEDKRAPKVQKKQAEELVAVVDVPALNESLLPAPVRRELQKLDEKLLKGDITLKGYNLTKAQLLSTHQEERDGDKLDLPILTERPKASKLLSHITKLKSTEWQVQPHHLSAVGRKLQHFVPADRGFLPWEKQKYFQDLLEEEERLQRALTYDTDGGAGGRKLRDTFADSLRHVNKLLNRQFGFASRKVPAHMPHMIDRLVMQELQDTFPDDFDKTSAHRVRHPDDMQFAFSYFYFLMSTQQQLNVSEVFDEVDTDHSGVLSDREIRTLAARIHELPLSLLDLTSLEQMLINCSKTLPKNLSQLHLVNPTQEAYYDHSMPPVTKGLIVHCTPITDRIRKAFVDQNKYKFEIKGEEDIAFKMVRTNVSHVVGQLDDIRKNPRKFICLNDNIDHTHKDAATVKAVLRDFYDSMFPLPSQFELPREYRNRFLHMDELHEWRVYRDKLKFWTHCVLVALVAFTVMSFFAEQLVHLKRKLFSRRPMAKHDNPERV; encoded by the exons ATGCGGCGCTATGGTTGGCCCAGGAGAGCCATGGTAGTCGTCAACTCGGTGCTGAAGCTTCTTCAGCGGCAGACGTACACCTGTCTGTCCCACCGTTATGGACTCTACCTTTGCTTCGGCGGCATCGTCCTCATGATAGTTTCCGCTTTCCAATTCGGGGAG GTGGTGGTGGAGTGGAGCCGAGACCAGTACCATGTGCTCTTTGACTCCTACAGAGACAACTTGGGCGGCAAGTCATTTCAAAGCCG GCTCTGCCTACCCATGCCCATCGACGTGGTGTACACGTGGGTGAATGGCACCGACGTGGCTCTGCTGAGGGAACTTAAAGCCGTGAGAGAGCAACTGGCAGAGGAACAGAGAGTTCTGAG AGAACATCTGGGGAAAAATTCAAGTGAGACGACAGAAGAACCGAAAGTCAG GGCCAAAGCAGAATGCTTGATGTCCCACTGCATCATGGCGCCCATGCTGGCGTTGGAACCCGCCCTGCCGGCCAACGGCACGCTCCGGGAGTTGCCGGCGCTCTCGCCGGCGCTGGCGGCCGCCAAGGAGCTGCTGCAGCTCCGCGGGCCCGTTCACCCGTCCACCGCCGCCTCCGTGCTGGTCTTCAATTCCCAGGCAGACG CTGAGAACGCCTACGTAGAAACGTTCAAGGAAGACAAGAAATTCTCCGTGTCCCGATGTTACCTA ACCACGGATAAAGAGGCTCCGGGTCTGATTCGCATGCAGACGCTGGCCTACCTCAGCGGCTTCCCGCCCACCTTCAAGGAAACGGAGCAGCTGCGAACCAAGCTGCCCTCATTTGTCACCGACAAGATAAAACAG TTTGAGCTGTATTCGGAGGCCAGCATCGCTCTGCTTCACCTCAAAGGCCCGCAAGACTTCACCGACCTCATGCAAAAGTCCAAGAAGAACCTGACGCTGGATGGGAAGGAGCTGACCATTAGCCCCGCCTATCTCTTCTGGGACCTGAGTGCCATCTCGCAG TCCAAGCAGGACGAGGACGTCTCGGCCAGCCGCTTCGAGGACAACGAGGAGCTGCGCTACTCCCTGCGCTCCGTGGAGAAACACGCGCCCTGGGTGCGACACGTCTTTGTGGTCACCAACGGGCAGATTCCCTCCTGGCTCAACCTGGACAACCCTCGCGTTTCCGTCGTCACGCATCAG GAGCTGTTCTTGAACCGCAGCCACCTCCCCACCTTCAGCTCGCCCGCCATCGAGAGTCACATCCACCGCATCCCGGGACTCTCGCAGAAGTTCATTTACCTCAACGACGACGTGATGTTTGGCAAAGACGTCTGGCCGGACGACTTCTACAGCCATTCCAAAGGACAGAAG GTGTATCTCACCTGGCCCGTTCCAAATTGCGCGGAGGGCTGCCCGGGATCCTGGATCAAGGACGGCTATTGTGACAAGGCGTGCAACAACTCGGCCTGCGACTGGGACGGAGGCGACTGCGCTG gTGCCGCGGGGAGCAGCAGGTTCCCTGTCGGCGGCCCCGGCGAAGTCGGCGGGCATTTGTGGCAGTTCGCCGGCGGTCAACTCGGCCTGGCCGCAGCCTCGTACTGTAACCAAGGTTGCGCCACCTCCTGGCTGGCGGACAAATTCTGCGACCAAGCCTGCAACGTGCTCTCCTGCGGCTTCGATGTGGGCGACTGCGGCACAG AGCATTTTGGAGAGCTGCACCGCGTCACTCTGCTGAGTAACCAGACTGCGTACGTCCTCCCGGTCGGAGAGATCCGACCTTATTTCAGCTTCGACGGACTGGCGCACAG GGTCTCGGAGGCCCACGTGAGCGACAACCCGACGGTGCGTCACACCTCCGTGGCCAACAAATGGAAGAGCATCCACCTTCTGCTCCACCCCGGCCACAACGCCAGCACGCTCCATTACAACGTCACCTTCCAAAGAGAGGACAGCACGGCGTTTACCAAGATCTTCAGCGTCGCTGTGGACACGCGTCAGATTCCGCCGCTTAACAGGACACAGAGCAGCAGGGAAAGCTCCAGCCAGAAGCCCTCGGTGATGACGGAAGCGCCCTTTGTCTTCTCTGACGTACCGGAAGACAAGAGGGCTCCCAAGGTCCAGAAGAAGCAAGCGGAAGAACTGGTGGCCGTCGTAGACGTTCCCGCTCTCAACGAGTCGCTCTTGCCGGCTCccgtgcgcagggagcttcaGAAGCTGGATGAGAAACTCCTCAAAGGAGACATCACACTGAAAGGTTACAACCTCACCAAGGCTCAGCTGCTAAGCACCCACCAGGAGGAACGTGACGGAGACAAGCTTGACCTTCCTATTCTGACGGAGAGGCCCAAAGCCTCCAAGCTCCTGAGCCACATTACCAAATTAAAGAGCACCGAATGGCAAGTGCAGCCCCACCACCTTTCTGCGGTGGGGAGGAAGCTCCAACACTTTGTCCCGGCTGACAGAGGCTTCCTCCCATGGGAGAAGCAGAAGTACTTCCAAGACCTGCTGGAG GAAGAAGAGCGCCTGCAGAGGGCGCTGACGTATGACACGGACGGCGGCGCCGGCGGACGCAAGTTGCGCGACACCTTTGCCGACTCGCTGCGCCACGTCAACAAGCTGCTCAACCGCCAGTTTGGCTTTGCGTCTCGCAAGGTCCCCGCGCACATGCCGCATATGATTGATCGGCTGGTCATGCAGGAGCTGCAGGACAC ATTCCCAGACGACTTTGACAAGACGTCGGCTCACCGTGTGCGCCACCCGGACGACATGCAGTTTGCCTTCTCCTACTTCTACTTCTTGATGAGCACCCAGCAACAGCTCAACGTCTCCGAGGTGTTTGACGAGGTGGACACCGACCACTCCGGCGTCTTGTCCGATCGCGAGATCCGCACTCTGGCAGCCAGGATTCACGAGCTCCCCCTCAGCCTGTTG GACCTTACGAGCTTGGAGCAGATGTTGATCAACTGCTCCAAGACACTCCCGAAGAACCTGAGCCAGCTCCACCTGGTGAACCCTACCCAGGAGGCCTACTACGACCACAGCATG ccGCCCGTCACCAAAGGCCTCATCGTGCACTGCACGCCCATCACGGATCGCATTCGCAAAGCCTTCGTGGACCAGAACAAGTACAA GTTTGAGATCAAGGGCGAGGAGGACATCGCCTTCAAGATGGTCCGCACCAACGTGTCGCACGTGGTGGGCCAGCTGGACGACATCAGGAAGAATCCCAG GAAGTTCATCTGTCTGAACGACAACATCGACCACACCCACAAGGACGCCGCCACCGTGAAGGCCGTGCTCAGGGACTTCTACGACTCCATGTTCCCGCTGCCGTCCCAGTTTGAGCTGCCCAGGGAGTACCGCAACCGCTTCCTTCACATGGACGAGCTCCACGAATG GCGAGTCTACCGGGACAAGCTGAAGTTCTGGACCCACTGTGTCCTCGTGGCGCTGGTGGCCTTCACCGTCATGTCCTTCTTCGCCGAACAG CTGGTCCACTTAAAGCGCAAGCTATTCTCCCGTCGCCCAATGGCCAAGCACGACAACCCCGAGAGAGTTTGA